The Setaria viridis chromosome 2, Setaria_viridis_v4.0, whole genome shotgun sequence DNA window GGCTGCCGCCGCCAACCTGCATCCTCCAGCCTGTTCGCTTCGGTTTATCAGCAATcgaataatatttttctctcacaacaaatcagccatttcagcttttcagccggtttataaATCCAGCCGAACAGGCTCCTCCATGGCTCGTCACTAATCACCGGTGACAACATTTTGATGAGCCTTTCACCTTTCGCGAGTCATTGTAGGGCTCCATGTATGCCTGTCTCCTGTGTGGTGATCTTTTCACGGAAGAGGTTCCTCTAACTTTGAGTCACAGACATGTGGATCCCATCGTGCTTGGGCCCACGTAGCAGCCTTTTGATGGCACCTTTAATTTTaccctgttttacttttacgTAGGTGTATGTATATAATGCCTACGAGTACGGGGCGGTGACGTTTCCCGTCCACACTGCACCCACGGAGACCTCAGCTGCTGGTTTGTACCGTGGCAGCAACTCAGGAGAAAGAAACAGACGCCCGCAACCAGCGGCGACGCACGTGCAACAAGATAAGCGAGCGAGGGGGGGCGATCGGTTGGGTTGTTGAGAAAATATCGTACTTATCCGCACGCACGCACAGGGCCGGGGCTACTATAAATACACACACGTGCATGGGCAACCATCATCACCGCTTCAATCATCGTCGTCAGCAGCCCGCGCCGACGAAATGGCGTCCACCAGGGcctccccgccgctcctcctcctgctggctgccgccgctctcgccgtcttcttcttctcccacgccgccgccatccacaCCGGAGCGAGCCTcgacgcagccgccgccgccgccgccagcgacgGCGATGGCACCAAGGTCGGGTTCATCAGCGGGTTTCTATTTCTCATTATTTCGGGTTCGCTACCTGGCACGATCGTATCTCATGCATGACGTGATGCACGCGCGCAGGTCTACGTCGTCTTCACGGAGAggcaggcggcgccggcggagctcTCGTCGGAGCGCGTCGCGTCCTTCCACCACGACCTGCTCACCGGCGTCATAGATGACAGGTCAGATCAGCGTGCATGGATGTACTACATGTCTACTTCGTGTGTGTCTATAAATCATGAGTTGTCAGAGTACTGATCGATCAATCTGCGTCTTGGTGCATGCGTCTGTTATCGATCAGTTCCAGCGCACCGGACCGGGTGGTCTACCACTACTCGAGGACCCTGCACGGCTTCGCCGCCAGGCTCACCGACGACGAGAAGAACAGGCTCGCTGGTGATAATCACTCTCCGTTCTTCAATAATGTTGTTAGATCGATATTATTAGATGCAAATTCTTCATCTTAGTTCTAATCCATTTTGTTCGGTATTTGGATCACTTTGCCAAGTGTAGATTAATCTACCTAATTCACCATCAAGTCGTTTCTGTCTCTTAACACTTGCTGGTTCAACCTAAAATGTCAGGCAAGGACGGCGTCATCTCTATCCACGAGAAGGTGGTGTACAGGCCCCAGACGACGAGGTCCTGGGACTTCCTCGGCCTTCCCCACCGCAACGACCCCACCCGGCTCCCCTTCGAGAGCGACGTTATCATCGGCATGGTCGACACCGGCATCTGGCCGGACTCCGCCtccttctccgacgccggccTCCCACCGCCTCCGGCCAAGTGGAAGGGCGTCTGCTCCAGGAACTTtacctcctgcaacaacaagaTCATCGGCGCGCGGTCCTACCGCGACGGCAACACGACCCTTTCCGTGCTCGACAACGAGGGCCACGGCACGCACACGgcgtccacggcggcggggcgcgccgTCCCCGGCGCGAGCCTCggcgggctcgccggcggcacggcgcggggAGCGGTGCCTGGGGCTAGGATTGCCGTGTACAAGGTGTGCTGGGAGGACGGGTGCTCGTCGGAGGACATCCTGGCGGCGTTCGACGACGCCGTTGCCGACGGCGTGGACGTGATCTCGGCGTCGCTGGGTTCGGGGATCCCCTACGACTACGCCGCCGACCCCATGGCCATCGGCGCGTTCCACGCCGCGCGGAGCGGCGTCGTCGTCTCCGTTTCGGCGGGGAACAGCGGGCCCGAGCTGGGGACCGTCTGCAACGTCGCGCCGTGGACCATCTCCACGGGGGCCGCCCTCACCGACCGCCGGATCGTCACCGAGGTCGCCCTCGGCGACGGCAGGAGCTTCGAGGGGAGCGCCATCACCGTCTTCCCGCACCTCGGGAAGCCGTCGCTGCTCATGGACCCCGGGTCCTGCGACGACGACAACCTCGCCGGGAAGAGGTACAAGGGCGCGGTGCTCCTCTGCGGCAACGGCGATTTCGGGAGCTcgtccgccatggccgccacgGGCGCCGACGGCGCCATCGCCTACCGCTTCATGGACCACGACATGGACACGGCCTTCTCCTTCGATCTTCCACTCGCCATCGTCAAGCAGAAGGAGTACGAGCACATCGCCGACTACTACAACAGCACCAGGCACCCCGTGGCCACCATCAAGAAGAGCGTCACCGtcaaggacgcggcggcgccggccgtcgCCCAGTTCTCCTCCCGCGGCCCTAACATGATCACATACGGCGTCCTCAAGGTGCGTCACGATCGATGATCATATTATCAATTTTCGCTAGTGCTTATTAATTAATGGTGAATGATTAAATTAACGCGTGACGTGTGCAGCCGGACCTGAGCGCTCCGGGAGTGGACATCCtggcggcgtggtcgccggAGGCGCCGGTCTCCGGCAGCACCGACGACAAGCGGAGGGCCAAGTACAACATCATCTCGGGCACGTCCATGGCGTGCCCGCACgtgacgggggcggcggcgtaccTCAAGTCCGCCCACCCGGGGTGGTCCCACGCCGCCGTGCTCTCGGCGCTCGTGACGACGGCAACGCCGATGGGCTCCGGCGAGCCGGAGGCCGAGCACGCGTACGGCGCCGGTCAGGTGGACCCGCTCCGGGCCCGCTACCCTGGCCTCGTCTACGACGCCTCGGAGGCCGACTACGTCGCCTTCCTCTGCGCGCAGGGGTACAACTCGTCGCAGCTGGCGACCGTGACCGGCAGGAGCTCCGCCTCGTGCTCTGACGAGGCCAggggcggcgccgtcggcgaccTCAACTACCCGACCATTGCCGTGCCGGTCCTCAACTACGGCGTGGGTTTCGCCGCCGAGTTCCCCCGGACGGTGACCAACGTCGGGCCCGCCGACTCGGTGTACCGCGCGACGGTCACCACCGTGCCCGGCGTCGACGTCACCGTCACGCCCGACGAGCTGGCGTTCAGCGCCGGGACGAAGAAGTTGAGCTTCAAGGTGAGCGTCTCCGGCAAGCTGCTGCCGGCGAACGGCACCATGGGCGCGTCGGCGGCCATCGTCTGGTCCGACGGGAGGCACCACGTCAGGAGCCCCATATACGTGTTCCCTCATAAGCACGTCATGTAAGGGTCGGTTAGGGAGAATTATGATGCCATTAGAGAGAAGTCATAGGTTAGGTTTTGGTAAGAGTGTGGTGCCATTAGAATCAGTTCTTTTAGATTCAATTTCCTCTGTTTAGAGTCACGTTGGAACGATTAATTTGATTGTCACTTCCTGAGTGACAAAAAGTGGTTTCTCGATTTTACAGTAACTAGTACCTTGTTTTTAGGGATCATTTACCAGTAAACTCCAGTTTTTCCATTTGGTTTTATTGGTTTGTTTACCGTGTTTTGTTGCAACTCCAACAAAAACTGGAGTTTTTCACGCCGCAATGGCTCTGGTAGACCGGGGAAAGATTATTGATTCTTGTTACCTGTGAATCTGTAATCTTTCCCATCGACTACCAGAATCCTGTCACGTGATCTGTTACTCTTTAATGAATTAGTTCAAGCTTTTCTGCAAGGCATAagcttagggcctgtttggtagaaGTGGTTCTTATTGTGTGCACAGGGGAACAAGAGGGGAGTGAGaagctgtttttcttttctatctccCAACATCTTGGTTCATTTCAGGGAATCGATTACAAACTGCCGTAGTGCCGTTTGGCCTGGAATCGCTCTGAGAGCTTTTTCAAACAGATCACCCTGATATAAATAGAACAGAAAAGGATAAAATTCGTAAAACGGAATTAAAAAAGGAACACAATGGTTCGGGATCAACTTTACGACTTTGCTACATGTCTGGCTCATTCCCAGAATCTTGCAAACAGAAAGGCTAGCTAAAATACAGCAGAACAGATCCACAACCAGGTTAGAGCCAGAGCAAAGCAGAGTTCGAAAATGCTCTCAACTGTGCCTAAAAGGCCGCAAAAATGTGATCATGCAAATTAGCACCACTTACATACTGGACGTCACGTTAACTGGACACTCAATTATGGTCCACTCAAGAATCGTAGTGCATAAATAAGATATCTGAATGGTTCTATCACTGCATGAAAAATTATCTAGTACAAAACACTATGGCTAGGATAGTAACAACTTCAAACTTCTAAAACAAAGCAGCTCAGCCTTCCCACCGGTACAATAAACAGAATGCCAGCACCTCATTTCTCTTTCACAGCTGATGCATGGTAATTGTCCAGTTCAGCATCAAGATCTGCGGCAGATAAGGGCGTGCGGTTCCGGTCCTGTCCTCGGCCTTTCCCCTGCCCACGGCCGCCACTGTTCTGAATACTGCCTCCACCACGACCATTGCCTTGAGGTGCTTTTCGCTGACCACCTCTTTGGTTTTGAGGTACACTGCAAACAGAATAACCAGAATGTTATGACTACATGGTAGGAATAAAATTGGTGATGCATGCAAATATAACCAGAGATGGATAAGGCCCATTGTGTGTTAATGCCAAGATTGGAACAAACAGCAGTAGGTAAAAACAAGCACACCAGAGTAAAATTGGCTGTGCTGTAGAGTCATTGGACACACACTTGCGTAACCAATATATAGCATCAATGCATTTACTTAATTTTGTTGCGATAACTCCCCACGTCAACCAGGTCCAAGCTACCAAGGTCCATGCCATCACTAATATAACAATATAAGAAGCATCACAACAGCTACCACAGGAGGCAAGCACTTCTACAATGCAATCAACATGGCCTATACAGGGAAGCTACCTAACAGTATTCATACTTGTAACATCCTTAACCAGCACACAACTCCCAACTAGATACAGGTTGACACATATAGCACAAACATAGTAAATGTGCAGGGTACCAGGGATAGTACTGTTTGCTCTTGGCAAGTTGAATATTTCCTACATGAAGTAGCTGCTACAGAGAATTTGCATGGTGTACCAACACTACTGACCTGATAAGAATGAGCCCACCTGTGGTGTttgacagtttttttttttcatttggctTGAGATGGTGCAATGGGGCAAGTTGTCAG harbors:
- the LOC117846490 gene encoding cucumisin — protein: MAPRSGSSAGFYFSLFRVYVVFTERQAAPAELSSERVASFHHDLLTGVIDDSSSAPDRVVYHYSRTLHGFAARLTDDEKNRLAGKDGVISIHEKVVYRPQTTRSWDFLGLPHRNDPTRLPFESDVIIGMVDTGIWPDSASFSDAGLPPPPAKWKGVCSRNFTSCNNKIIGARSYRDGNTTLSVLDNEGHGTHTASTAAGRAVPGASLGGLAGGTARGAVPGARIAVYKVCWEDGCSSEDILAAFDDAVADGVDVISASLGSGIPYDYAADPMAIGAFHAARSGVVVSVSAGNSGPELGTVCNVAPWTISTGAALTDRRIVTEVALGDGRSFEGSAITVFPHLGKPSLLMDPGSCDDDNLAGKRYKGAVLLCGNGDFGSSSAMAATGADGAIAYRFMDHDMDTAFSFDLPLAIVKQKEYEHIADYYNSTRHPVATIKKSVTVKDAAAPAVAQFSSRGPNMITYGVLKPDLSAPGVDILAAWSPEAPVSGSTDDKRRAKYNIISGTSMACPHVTGAAAYLKSAHPGWSHAAVLSALVTTATPMGSGEPEAEHAYGAGQVDPLRARYPGLVYDASEADYVAFLCAQGYNSSQLATVTGRSSASCSDEARGGAVGDLNYPTIAVPVLNYGVGFAAEFPRTVTNVGPADSVYRATVTTVPGVDVTVTPDELAFSAGTKKLSFKVSVSGKLLPANGTMGASAAIVWSDGRHHVRSPIYVFPHKHVM